From Methylocystis sp. ATCC 49242, one genomic window encodes:
- a CDS encoding di-heme-cytochrome C peroxidase, with protein sequence MSIRKHFRVASVAGVAIAAALVSPSAGVQALERVDQGIGWTEGAWNDFYSRGQGSRLIPWDWIKALKQPNGQSFTADGLARYGYLPNPASPTPGLPVGFVVADGYLGPTCAACHTREIEVDGKSWRIDGGPALADIGALWADFDTAVGKILGDGAAFTDFAKAVLGASYSPQRETALHSDVDAWFARHNAITKGGLPTDKPWGPGRLDAVGMILNRVTGLDIGPPPSHMIPENIRRADAPVRPPFLWNAPKQDHTQWPGFADNGDRILAMARNLGQVYGVFGEFFPRKDASHLLGFNYVDNNSADFMGLIALEHLVEKMGPPKWPWPVDKALAERGKEIFERSVEDDGCADCHGIKPGQPRVLNKDTWCTPVQDVGTDSREYKYLAPEYTAKTGALTGAAIPFVSPPLKPVDSAVAVLSTSVKGAILQHFLPVTLNPAERLKADLTLKLLQPVIEELKGVYKLPDQSSGAKWTCAAPQTEGKIRYEARVLEGIWAAAPYLHNGSAPSLVELLKPAKDRVASFKIGPAYDVVNVGLAADQPKSAYTMKTTDCSDRNSGDSRCGHEYGTTKLTTEERKALLEYLKTL encoded by the coding sequence ATGAGCATTAGAAAGCATTTTCGAGTTGCGTCCGTCGCGGGCGTTGCGATCGCGGCGGCCCTCGTTTCTCCATCCGCAGGGGTTCAGGCGCTCGAACGGGTCGATCAGGGGATCGGCTGGACCGAAGGGGCGTGGAACGACTTTTACAGCCGCGGCCAGGGTTCGCGCCTCATCCCCTGGGACTGGATCAAGGCGCTGAAACAGCCCAACGGCCAGTCCTTCACGGCCGACGGACTCGCCCGTTACGGCTACCTGCCCAATCCGGCGAGCCCGACGCCGGGCCTGCCCGTCGGCTTCGTCGTCGCGGACGGCTACCTTGGCCCCACCTGCGCGGCGTGCCACACCCGCGAAATCGAGGTGGACGGGAAATCCTGGCGGATCGACGGCGGCCCCGCGCTCGCGGACATCGGCGCCCTGTGGGCCGACTTCGATACGGCCGTCGGCAAGATTCTGGGCGATGGCGCCGCCTTCACAGACTTTGCGAAGGCGGTTCTCGGCGCCTCTTATTCGCCGCAAAGGGAAACGGCGCTTCACAGCGACGTGGATGCTTGGTTCGCGCGTCACAACGCCATCACCAAGGGCGGACTTCCCACGGACAAGCCCTGGGGGCCGGGCCGTCTCGACGCCGTCGGCATGATCCTCAACCGCGTGACGGGCCTCGACATCGGTCCGCCGCCCTCGCACATGATCCCCGAGAATATCAGACGGGCCGATGCGCCGGTTCGCCCGCCCTTCCTGTGGAACGCGCCGAAGCAGGACCACACCCAATGGCCCGGCTTCGCCGACAATGGCGACCGCATCCTCGCCATGGCGCGCAATCTCGGACAGGTCTATGGCGTGTTCGGCGAGTTCTTCCCGAGGAAAGACGCCTCGCATCTGCTCGGCTTCAATTACGTCGACAATAACTCCGCGGATTTCATGGGGCTGATCGCGCTGGAGCATCTGGTCGAGAAAATGGGTCCGCCGAAATGGCCGTGGCCGGTGGACAAGGCGCTCGCCGAAAGAGGCAAGGAAATCTTCGAGCGCAGCGTCGAGGACGACGGCTGCGCCGATTGCCACGGAATCAAGCCCGGGCAACCGCGCGTCCTGAACAAGGACACCTGGTGCACGCCCGTTCAGGACGTCGGAACGGATTCGCGGGAATATAAATATCTGGCTCCCGAATATACGGCGAAGACAGGCGCGCTGACCGGCGCGGCGATCCCCTTCGTCTCCCCGCCGCTGAAGCCGGTCGATTCTGCGGTCGCGGTGCTGTCGACTTCCGTCAAGGGCGCGATCCTTCAGCATTTCCTTCCGGTCACACTGAATCCAGCGGAGCGTCTGAAGGCCGATCTGACGCTGAAGCTGCTGCAGCCGGTGATCGAGGAGCTGAAGGGTGTCTACAAGCTGCCCGACCAGTCCTCGGGCGCCAAATGGACCTGCGCGGCGCCGCAGACGGAGGGCAAGATCAGATATGAAGCGCGCGTTCTCGAGGGGATATGGGCCGCCGCGCCTTACCTCCACAATGGTTCGGCGCCCAGTCTCGTCGAATTGCTGAAGCCGGCGAAGGACAGGGTCGCGAGCTTCAAGATCGGACCGGCCTATGACGTGGTCAATGTCGGACTGGCGGCGGATCAGCCGAAGTCCGCTTACACCATGAAGACCACGGATTGCTCGGACCGGAACTCCGGCGACAGCCGTTGCGGCCATGAATACGGGACCACGAAGCTGACGACGGAAGAGAGGAAGGCGCTGCTCGAGTATTTGAAGACGCTTTAG